A segment of the Neochlamydia sp. S13 genome:
CAAGGTTTGCGAACAGGACCTGCGCGTGAGCTTTATCCTATGGATGCCATAACGAGTCAACAAAGCCCTTCCCACCTGTTAAATTATCTCGAAGGAAAGATGCATGGGGAACAAAAAAGCTTTTATAAAAATGGTCAGCCTCAAGCCGTATTAACCTATGATCATGGCATCCTTCATGGCCTTAAAGCCTTATGGAATCAAGAGGGTACTCTTATCGAGCAAGGCTATTACCAACATGGTAATCTAGAAGGCCCTTATCAAGCTCGTAAGCCAAATGGCCTGATAGTAAAGTCTCATTACCAAAATAATCGTTTGGAAGGCCTGCATCAAATTTTTTATCCTTCTCGTGATACTGACCCTCAAGTTAAAGCTCTAGAGGCTCACTATGTAAATGGACTTCTTGAAGGTGAGCTGGCCGAATATAATGAAGCTGGCAATAAAATCAGCAGCACCTCTTATCATCACGGCGTTCGTGACGGAATGAGTACCACCTACTACGAGGATGGCAAGACTCACCTTACCTTGTCTTACAAAAACGATGTTTTGCAAGGCCCCCTTCTTGAATACTTTCCCAATGGGAAAATTTGTCGTAAAGAAGATTACATTCAGGGGCAAAAAAATGGAGAAGTTCTATCTTATCATGAAAATGAGCAGCTTGCTTCACGCGGCACCTACCAAAGCGGAAAAAAAGAAGGCCTTTTTCAATATTGGAATAATAGAGGAGTTCTCTACTTTGAAGCAGAATATAAAAATGATTTACGTCATGGCAAGTTTAATAAATATGATCAGAGAGGCCATCCAAGAGTTTTGCAAACTTACCAAGATGATAAACTGATGGATAAAAAAAAGCTCGATGAAGAGATCAATCATTAGATAAATCTTTTTGCCGTCACTATGTAGGTAAGGTTTATTAACCGTTAGAAGTTTATGAAAATTATATTTTTCTAACGCTCTCTTCTAGAAAAAGGTCTTACGAACCACCAATCGAATAGCCAAAAAGTTTGGATTTCATAAACCGTGGATTTTTGAGAGTGTTCGAGATCTGAATAGCTGCCCTGGACCTTTAGATTGATAGTGCGTCCCCAAAGATTACACCTTTAAAGCTACATGATAGGGGTATTGGTACTTTATTAAATCTCTTGAGAAAAAAAGCTAAAAGAGAACTTCCTACCCCTTTGAAAAATAGCTTAAGAAAAAATAGTTTTTAATGCTTAGTTATTTGAAAATTAATCATTTAAATGTTATAATGCTTTTTTAATCTTTGTAAGATCGAAGCTTTGATTAAAGGCTATCTGTCGTCAACTTTTTACTTTTTACATTTGTCTCTACTGTGATATCCTCTTAGCAAGTTATAAGGAGAATTTAATGGCTACACAAGAAGCATTTAGGGGTCAATCCGATTATAAATACGGATTTTCAACTGCGGTTGAAATGGATAGCTTACCTAAAGGGCTCAATGAGATGACTATACGTGCCATCTCGGCAAAAAAAGATGAACCTCAATTTTTGCTAGATTTTCGTCTTAAAGCCTACCGCTTATGGCTTGAATCTACCCCACCCGTTTGGCCTAATCTCCACTATCCTCCTATTGATTTTCAAAATATTTGCTATTACTCTGCTCCTAAGACTAAGGCTAAGTATAATAGCTTAGATGAAGTAGACCCAGAGATTTTACGTACTTTTGAAAGATTAGGGATTCCTTTGGATGAACAAAAGAGATTAACGAATGTCGCGGTCGATATGGTTTTTGATTCCGTTTCGATTGGGACCACTTTTAAGAAAAATTTAGAGGAGGCAGGAGTGGTTCTTTGCTCGATCTCTGAAGCCATTAACCTTTATCCTGATCTTATAAAAAAATATTTAGGCAGTGTCGTTCCTATTGGTGATAATTTTTATGCTACCTTAAACTCTGCGGTGTTTACTGATGGCTCTTTTGTTTACATTCCTAAAGGCGTTAAGTGCCCCATGGAACTTTCTACCTATTTTCGCATTAACGATAAAGAAAGCGGCCAATTTGAACGCACCCTTATCATTGCCGAAGAAGGCTCATCTGTGAGCTATTTAGAAGGGTGCACAGCGCCTGCTTATGACAATAATCAGCTCCATGCTGCGGTAGTAGAGCTTGTTGCTTTGGATCATGCGGAAATTAAATACTCTACCGTTCAAAACTGGTATGCAGGTAATCCAAAAACTGGAGCAGGTGGAATTTATAATTTTGTAACTAAGCGAGGTCGCTGCGCAGGTATTTCGTCTAAAATTTCATGGACCCAAGTAGAAGTGGGAGCTGCTATTACCTGGAAATATCCTAGCTGCATTCTGCAAGGTGATCATTCCGTAGGGGAATTTTACTCGGTAGCCCTGACTAATCATCATATGCAGGCTGATACAGGAACAAAAATGATTCATCTAGGAAAAAACACCCGTTCAACCATAGTTTCTAAAGGAATCTCAGCCGATACCTCTCACAACAGTTACCGTGGCCTAGTTAAAATTGTGCCCAGAGCCCATGGAGCTCGTAACTATACGCAATGCGACTCCATGTTAGTAGGAGATCAATGCTCCGCTAACACTTTTCCTTATATTGAGGTAGGCAACTCTTCTAGCCAAGTGGAACATGAAGCCTCTACCTCTAAAATGAATGAAGAGCAACTTTTCTATATGAGAAGCCGCGGCCTTTCTCAAGAAGATGCTGTCAATATGATCGTTAACGGCTTTTGTAAAGACGTGATTAAAGAGTTACCTCTTGAGTTTGCTGCAGAGGCTCAAAAATTGCTAACATTAAAACTTGAAAATTCGGTTGGATAATTATTCATGACTCACCTTCCCCAAGCGCTTATAGAAATTAAAAATCTTCATGCCAATGTAGAAAACAAGCCTATTTTAAAAGGATTAAACTTAACTGTGCAAGCCGGTGAAATTCATGCCATCATGGGTCCTAATGGTGCAGGAAAATCTACCCTCGCAAAAATTTTAGCAGGCCATCCGGCTTATGAAATTACTTCAGGAGAGATTTTATTCAAAGGCCAAAATATAGTGGAATTGGCACCAGAAGATAGAGCTCATGCAGGAATTTTTATGAGCTTTCAATATCCTTTGGAAATTCCTGGGGTTAGCAATTTGCAGTTCTTACATGCTTCTTATAATTCTGTATTGAAAGCCAAAGGCGCTCCTGAAATGCCTTTAGTAGAGTTTGAGAAATCTCTTGATGAGATTATGAAACGTATGGAAATTAAAACGGAATTTAAAGAACGTAGCCTGAATGAAGGCTTTTCTGGCGGAGAAAAAAAACGCAATGAAATCTTACAAATGGCTGTTTTACAGCCTGCGCTTGCGATCTTAGACGAAACTGACTCAGGGCTTGATATTGATGCCATGCGTATTGTGGCTCGAGGCGTCAATCAACTGATGAATCCTCAGATGGGCTTAATTCTTATCACTCACTATCAAAGGCTTCTCGACTATATTAAACCTAACGTCGTCCATGTCATGGTGGAAGGAAAAATAGTGCAATCAGGTGGTCCTGAATTAGCCCACCAGCTAGAAGATAAAGGGTACGATTGGTTAGTGCCAGCTCCTCAAAGCGAGGCTCTACGATGATCACGGAGAACTATACCGATCAACAAGCTTTTCAGCAGATGCTTCAAAAGATGTATGTGGGCGCTCTTGAAGAAAAAGACCCTACGCGAAAGCTTAAAGAAAAAGCCTGGCTGCGTTTTTTAGAAATAGGTTTACCCACTCGCCAATCTGAAGTTTTTCAATATCTTCGTTTAAGAAATCTTTATATACAAGCCTTTGAGCCCGCCCACATTATCCCCTTATCTGCTGATTCTATTGCCCCGCACATCTTGCCCGAATGCTCAGGCTCTGTTTTAGTGATGATTAATGGAAATTATTATCCACAGCTATCTAATTTGTCTGCTCTTCCTAAAAGAATGGTCATTCTACCTTTAAAGGAAGCTTGGCGGACTTATGGAAGCTTTCTAAACAATCAATGGAATAAACTGCTTATAGAAGAAAAGGATCCTTTTGCGATTCTTAATGCGGCGCTGCATCGTCAAGGAATCTTTATCTATGCTCCCCCTAAAACTCTGGCAGATGTCCCTTTGCAGCTATTACATTTTAATAGTCATGAGCCCAACCTTTCTCTATGGACGAACCCGAGAATCCAAGGCTTCATGGGGGCGCACTCCCAGCTGGATTTAATTGCCACCCACGTGGATGGGCCAGGAAAACAATTTTTATCCAATATTTCTATTGAATTGGCAATGGATGAAGAATCTCATCTACGCTACTTCCAAGTTCCTTTTGAAATATTAAATAAGCATTGGTATTTCGAAGCTTTTCGCGCTAGCCTCAAAAAAGGTAGTACCTTCAAATCTATTTTGGCTAGTAAAGGCTCTACTTCTTTAAGGAATGACTACCGAATAGTCCTCGCCGGTGAAAATGCAGAGGCTAGCTTAAATGGCCTTTGGATGCTTTCTGATCAAGCAGAAGCCCACGCAAATATTTTAGTAGAACATCAAGCCCCTTACTGCCGCTCCATGCAGCTTTTTAAAAGTGTTTTAAACGATGCTAGCCATTCTAGCTTTGAAGGCAAAATTTTAGTACACCAAGCTGCCCAAAAGACCCAAGCTTTTCAGCTGAATAGTAACTTACTGCTTAGTGATAAAGCTAAAGCCGATAGTAAGCCTAACCTTGAAATATTTGCAGATGATGTTAAAGCTTCTCATGGAGCTACCATGGGACAGCTTGATCAGGAACAGCTTTTTTACTTAAGGACGCGGGGGTATTCTGAAAAAGCAGCTAAAAATCTTTTAGTCTACGGCTTTTGTAAAGAAATTATTGAGATGATCCCCTACCCTTCTCTTATGAAAGCCATTAACAAGCAAGCCTCTCGATACCTTATGCAGGAGCCAGGCGATGAAACCAGCTTCTTTTGATGTGGGAAAAATTAGGAAAGATTTTCCCATGCTTGCAAAAACGATGCATGGAAAACCGCTCATCTATTTTGATTCTTCCGCTACAGCTCAAAAGCCGCAGTGCATGATTGATTCCATCCAAGATTTTTATCAAAATCATTACAGTACTGTTCACCGAACGATTTACGAATCTTCTCTTTTGGCTACTAAAAAATATCAGGAAGCCCGCGAGAAAGTTCAAAAGCTTCTGAATGCCTCAAAAATCGAAGAGATTATCTTTACGCGCGGCACCACAGACTCTATCAACTTAGTGGCTTATTCTTTTGGAAAAGCGTTTATTAAGCCTGGTGATGAAATTATTTTAACGCAGATTGAACATCATGCCAATATTGTTCCCTGGCAAATGATGTGTGAAGATAGAAAAGCTGTCCTAAGATTTATTCCCCTCGACAGCCAAGGAAATTTAAAACTCGAAGAGTTTGCTAAGCTTTTAAATTCTAAAACTAGGCTAGTCGCTTTAACGCACGTTTCTAATGCCATTGGCACTATCAATCCCGTCCACGAGATGATTCAAATGGCTCATGCCTATGGAAGCAAAGTACTGGTGGATGGCGCGCAAGCTGTTCCGCATATGAAAGTCGATGTCCAAACCTTAGACGCAGATTTTTACGCTTTCTCAGGTCATAAACTTTACGGGCCTACAGGAATAGGAATTTTATACGGCAAGGCAGAGCTTCTCAATCAAATGCCACCTTATCAAGGAGGAGGCGATATGATTGATAAGGTCGATTGGGAAGAAACTACCTATAATGTGCTACCTTTAAAGTTTGAAGCAGGCACACCCCTTATCGCGGAAGTGATTGGTTTAGGCACTGCTATTGATTATATCAACACGATCGGCTTTTCTGCTATCCACGCTCATGAGCAGGAGCTCTTAGAGTATGCCATTGAAAAAATGGAAAGCATTCCACAAGTGCGCATCATTGGAAAGCCTAAAGAAAAAGCGGCTATCATCAGCTTTATCGTGGAAGGAGCTCATCCGCTCGATATTGGCACTATGCTGGACTTAAAAGGCGTAGCTATACGCACAGGACATCATTGTGCACAGCCCACCATGCGCCATTTTGGTGTGCCAGCCACAGCTAGAATATCTTTTGGCTTATACAATACTAAAGAAGAAATTGATCACTTCATTATCTATCTACAAGAGATTATTGAGCTATTATGCGCATCTCCTTAAAAGAGGCTGCCCACAGGCTGAATACTGGAGAAGTAGTAGGTGTGCCCACAGAAACTGTGTATGGGCTAGCAGCTTCTTTAAATCACCTTCAGGCTATCGAGCATATCTACACCCTTAAAGGACGCCCTTCTAATAATCCTTTAATCATCCATGTGGCTGAACTTAACGAGGTATTATCTTACCAGCAAGGAAACATCAGCGATTTAGAGATCTTAGCACAAGTTTTTTGGCCTGGCCCTATGACAATCGTGCTACCAGTCAAATGTAGATTAATTCCAGCCAAAGCACGTGCCAACTTGCCCACTGCAGCTTTTCGCATTCCTCGGCATCCTTTAGCTTTAGAATTGTTGAAGCAAACAGGACCTCTGGTTATGCCCTCAGCAAACCTTTCAGGCAGCCCATCCTCTACTCGTATTGAACATGTTGAACATGATTTTGGCAAGGCCTTTCCAGTGTTAGACGGAGGAACCTGCCAAAAGGGCTTAGAATCTACGATCTTAACTTATAGAAATGGCTACTGGCAAATTATACGTCAAGGTGCTTTAACTGCTGAAGATTTTTGCTCTTCTCTAGGATACCTTCCTTTATTTCAGCAACAAAACAGTGAAAAACCTCTTTGCCCAGGAGGCATGTATCGTCACTATGCTCCTCAAGCTAAGTTAAAACTTGTACAGTCTTTTAAAAATATTGTAGAAGGCGTTATTATTGGCTTCAGCGATCGACATTATCCTGCAGGCTGCAAAGTTTTTGCTTTAGGGCCTCTTGCAGAACCTGATCTAGCCGCCTCTAATCTATATGCCGTTCTCCGACAACTTGATCAAGAAAAACACCAAGAGGCTTATGTAGATGTAAATTTTTTAAAAAGGGGAATTTTATCTACCTTGTCCGAACGCTTACATCGAGCAAGCGAAGGAGCCTAGTGAGAAGTATTAAAGATAGGGCCTCATCCGAAAAGCAGGAGGTACAAGCCATTTAATAACTTTAAGCTGGGACAATTTTTTTAAAACTCAACGAATTATCCAAAACCTAAGTAAAGCTTGAACTTCTATCCATGGCTACCTTCTGAAGCCGAAACACCTCCTATTATTTAACTTTGACAATGATAAAATAGGCGCTCGCTTGATGCTTATGTCCTTATAATGACCATCGCCTATAGTAATGCTAGGCCTCTTTTGAAACTCAATCTATTCAATTCCAAGTTATAAATTCCTGCAATCAGGTTGAAGCCAAGCGCAAAGCTTTTACGTCTATTTCGGTAGCGCTCCGCTATAATTTTAAAACTTACATTCCTTAGCAAAAAAATAATTAGGAATTCTGAAGACTAATCGAGTAAGATGTTTTCTTTAAAGTTTTAAACTAAACAGCTAAAAGTTATGGAAATAGAGGTTCATCCGGTTTTGTAGGATTTATCATCTTACTTACGATGTTTCTTGTTTATGAAGATGATAAGGGTGCAGCTTGAAGTACTCCATCTCTCGATATCCATAGGCTTACCGTTTCAGGGTCTTGATTTTATTGTTAATTCCTTCAGGCTTGACATTTGTCACTCAGTGCTTAAAATAAGTCAAAAGCCCCTCAAAATAATCAAGATTGATTTGACTTGCTTTTTTAATTATTTTATATTTCTTTAAAAATGAAAATGCTGAAAAATTATCACTACCCAAGGAAATAAAATGCATCCTATCTCTTCGGCATCTATTGAAAGCTTGCCCAATGAATTGCTACTCCCTATCTTAGAGGCTTGCGTAGTTCCTTCCTTATTTAGCGTCTGTAAAAGATGGCATCATCTGCTGGCTTCTGAAGCCATGCCCCCTCTTTATAAGCAAATAGGTAAAGTGCATGTTCCTCAAGGAAATACTAAGGAGCAGGCTCTTATTGTAGATAGGATTTATAAGCTAGAAGAAAAGCTTTCTGAAGCAGCAAAGGTAAATGCAATCTTTAGGCAAATCTTTACTTTAGCCAGGTCTCTTTCAACTTTAGAATTTAAATGGAAGACAGAAGAAAAAAGAGGCTTAACTCTGGCTAATTACTCTTCTTATCTCTTAAATATTAATCGCCTTTTACTTTGGAAAAAGCTTCCTGGTGGGGAAGAATACTTGAGCCGAGAAGAAATTAAGCACTTGCCTCTAGAGAAAAAAGGAGAGCTTCTTAGAGATTGGATTGAAGAAAATTGTAAAAACATCACGGCTTTGGATTTATCTAGAGCAGGCTTGACTTATTTACCCCCAGAAATAGGCCAATTGTCTGAGCTGCAAACCCTTTCCTTAAATCAAAACCAGCTCTCCAGCCTGCCTGCAGAAGTTGGGCAATTGTCTCAGTTGAAAGGGCTTGACTTAAATCAAAATCAGCTCACCAGCCTTCCTGTAGAAATCGGGCAGCTGTCTCAGCTGCAAGAGCTTTACTTAAATCGAAACCAGCTCACCAGTCTTCCTGCAGAAGTAGGACGGCTGGATCAGCTACAATGGCTTTACTTAAGCCAAAACCAGCTCACCGCTCTGCCTACAGAAATAGGCCAATTGTCTCAGCTGCAAGGGCTTTACTTAAATCAAAACCAGCTCACCGCTCTGCCTGCAGAAATTGGGCAGCTGTCCCGGCTGCTATGGCTTGAATTAAATCAAAACCAACTCACCGCTCTGCCTGCAGAAATTGGGCAGCTGTCTGATCTGCAAACACTTGAATTAGCGGAAAATCCTTTGAAGGATATCGCCGAAAAAATAAGGCAGCGTTTTCAATTGTAGAATGGTTGTAAGTACCTTTTAAATCGGGGTGGGCTAAAATGAAATAAAAAACTCTTAGCCATCTTATCTTTAAACAAGTTGCCTTCCAGCAACTAGGCAAGCTTAAACTAACCTACACATTTATAACGACAAGAAGTTTTTCTCTTTTTCTGTAGAGTGTTATGGCTGGGAGGGTAACTTTTCTTGACAGGAAGAAGCTAGGCGTATTGTATTACATCATGCGGTAGAAGAATTAAGACAAGGCACCAAAAAGAGCCGTTTTTCTCAAATAAGGCAAAGAATCAATCTCATTCTTTTAGCCAAACCAAAATTGCCGCGTCACTTAATCGCCAGGACCTGTGGTTGCTCCTAAATGCTTGAAAGGTCTCCCCCCTTTCCGTGAATCTATCTGAAAAAAAAGCGAGGTAGATTATCTGTGAGTTGTTTTCATTGATAAGGATACGAATTGGTTTGACTTGCTTTTTTAATTTTTTATATTGTTTTTAAAAAATAAAAATGCTGAAAAAGTTGTCACTACCCAAGGAAATAAAATGCATCCTATCTCATCGGCCTCTATTGAAAGCTTGCCCAATGAATTGCTGCTCCCTATCTTAGAGGCTTGCGCAGTTCCTTCCTTATTTAGCGTCTGTAAAGGATGGCATCATCTGCTGGCTTCTGAAGTCATGCTCCCTCTTTATAAGCAAATAGGTAAAGTGCATGTTCCTCAAGGAAATGTTAAGGAGCAGGCTCTTATTGTAGATAAAATTTATAAGCTAGAAGAAAAGCTTTCTGAAGCAGGAAAGGTAAATGCAATCTTTAGGCAAATCTTTACTTTAGCCAAGTCTCTTTCAACTTTAGAATTTAAAGTGCAAATAGGAGAAAAGAGGCATTTTACTCTCGCTAATTACTCTTCTTATCTCTTAAATATTAATCGCCTTTTGCTTTGGAAAAAACTTCCTGGCGGGAAAGAATACTTGAGACGAGAAGAAATTAAGCACTTGTCTCTAGAGAAAAAAGGGGAGCTTCTTAGAGGTTGGATTGAAGAAAATTGCACAAACACCATGTTTTTAAATTTATCTAAAGCAGGCTTGACTTATTTACCCCCAGAAATATGCCAGTTATCTCAGTTGCAAACGCTTGACTTAAACGACAACCAGCTCACCGCTCTGCCTGAAGAAATCGGGCAGCTATCTCAGCAGCTGCAAACGCTTTACTTAAATCAAAACCAGCTCACCAGCCTGCCTGTAGAAATCGGGCAGTTGTCTGAGCTGCAATGGCTTTACTTAAATCAAAACCAGCTCACCAGTCTGCCTGCAGAAATCGGGCAGCTGTCTCAGCTTACCAAGCTTGAATTAGCGGAAAATCCTTTGAAAGATATTCCAGAAAAAATAAGGCAGTGTTTTCAATTGTAGGATGGTTGTAAGTGCTTTTTAAATTGGAGTAAGCTAAAGTGAAATAAAAAACTGTTAGCCACCTTATCTTTAAACAAGTAATCCGCTTTCCTTTCCGCAACTAAGCAAGCTTAAACTAACCTACACACTTATAAAAACAAGAAGTTTTCTCTTTTTCTGCAGATTGTTATAGCTGGGAGGATAACTTTTCTTGACAGGAAGAAACTGGTGTATTGGATTCTATCATTCGGCAGAAGAATTAAAACAAGGCACCAAAAAGAGCCGTTTTTCTCAAATAAGGCAAAGAATCAATCTCATTCCTTTAGCCGCACCAAAATTGCCGAGTCACTTAATCCCCAAAACCTGTGGCTGCTCCTAAATGCTTGGAAGGTCTCCCCCCTTTCCGTGAATCTATCTGAAAAAAAAGCGAGGTAGATTATCTGTGAGTTATTTTCATTGATAAGGATACGAATTGTTTTGACTTGCTTCTTTAATTTTTTTATATTGTTTTTAAAAATATAAATGCTGAAAAAGTTATCAATACCCAAGGAAATAAAATGCATCCTATCTCATCGGCATCTATTGAAAGCTTGCCCAATGAATTGCTGCTCCCTATCTTAGAGGCTTGCGTAGTTCCTTCCTTATTTAGCGTCTGTAAAAGATGGCATCATCTGCTGGCTAATGAAGTCATGCCCCCTCTTTATAAAAAAATAGCACAGCTTCATTTCCCCACGAAGAATGCCACTACCCAGCGAACTCTTATGTTAGCTAAAGTTTATCAACTTAATCCTGGACTTACCTCTACCCAAAAAGTTTATCAAGTTTTTAAGCAAGTTTTTACCTTAGCTAAATCGATTTCTCCTTTGGAATTTAAATGGAAAACAGAAGAAAAAAGAGGCTTAACGCTGGCTAATTACTCTTCCTATCTTGTAAATATTAATCGCCTTTTACTTTGGAAAAAACTTCCTGGTGGGGAAGAATACTTGAGCCGAGAAAAAATTAAGCACTTGCCTCTAGAGAAAAAAGGAG
Coding sequences within it:
- the sufB gene encoding Fe-S cluster assembly protein SufB, translating into MATQEAFRGQSDYKYGFSTAVEMDSLPKGLNEMTIRAISAKKDEPQFLLDFRLKAYRLWLESTPPVWPNLHYPPIDFQNICYYSAPKTKAKYNSLDEVDPEILRTFERLGIPLDEQKRLTNVAVDMVFDSVSIGTTFKKNLEEAGVVLCSISEAINLYPDLIKKYLGSVVPIGDNFYATLNSAVFTDGSFVYIPKGVKCPMELSTYFRINDKESGQFERTLIIAEEGSSVSYLEGCTAPAYDNNQLHAAVVELVALDHAEIKYSTVQNWYAGNPKTGAGGIYNFVTKRGRCAGISSKISWTQVEVGAAITWKYPSCILQGDHSVGEFYSVALTNHHMQADTGTKMIHLGKNTRSTIVSKGISADTSHNSYRGLVKIVPRAHGARNYTQCDSMLVGDQCSANTFPYIEVGNSSSQVEHEASTSKMNEEQLFYMRSRGLSQEDAVNMIVNGFCKDVIKELPLEFAAEAQKLLTLKLENSVG
- the sufC gene encoding Fe-S cluster assembly ATPase SufC, producing the protein MTHLPQALIEIKNLHANVENKPILKGLNLTVQAGEIHAIMGPNGAGKSTLAKILAGHPAYEITSGEILFKGQNIVELAPEDRAHAGIFMSFQYPLEIPGVSNLQFLHASYNSVLKAKGAPEMPLVEFEKSLDEIMKRMEIKTEFKERSLNEGFSGGEKKRNEILQMAVLQPALAILDETDSGLDIDAMRIVARGVNQLMNPQMGLILITHYQRLLDYIKPNVVHVMVEGKIVQSGGPELAHQLEDKGYDWLVPAPQSEALR
- the sufD gene encoding Fe-S cluster assembly protein SufD, which codes for MITENYTDQQAFQQMLQKMYVGALEEKDPTRKLKEKAWLRFLEIGLPTRQSEVFQYLRLRNLYIQAFEPAHIIPLSADSIAPHILPECSGSVLVMINGNYYPQLSNLSALPKRMVILPLKEAWRTYGSFLNNQWNKLLIEEKDPFAILNAALHRQGIFIYAPPKTLADVPLQLLHFNSHEPNLSLWTNPRIQGFMGAHSQLDLIATHVDGPGKQFLSNISIELAMDEESHLRYFQVPFEILNKHWYFEAFRASLKKGSTFKSILASKGSTSLRNDYRIVLAGENAEASLNGLWMLSDQAEAHANILVEHQAPYCRSMQLFKSVLNDASHSSFEGKILVHQAAQKTQAFQLNSNLLLSDKAKADSKPNLEIFADDVKASHGATMGQLDQEQLFYLRTRGYSEKAAKNLLVYGFCKEIIEMIPYPSLMKAINKQASRYLMQEPGDETSFF
- a CDS encoding cysteine desulfurase, whose amino-acid sequence is MKPASFDVGKIRKDFPMLAKTMHGKPLIYFDSSATAQKPQCMIDSIQDFYQNHYSTVHRTIYESSLLATKKYQEAREKVQKLLNASKIEEIIFTRGTTDSINLVAYSFGKAFIKPGDEIILTQIEHHANIVPWQMMCEDRKAVLRFIPLDSQGNLKLEEFAKLLNSKTRLVALTHVSNAIGTINPVHEMIQMAHAYGSKVLVDGAQAVPHMKVDVQTLDADFYAFSGHKLYGPTGIGILYGKAELLNQMPPYQGGGDMIDKVDWEETTYNVLPLKFEAGTPLIAEVIGLGTAIDYINTIGFSAIHAHEQELLEYAIEKMESIPQVRIIGKPKEKAAIISFIVEGAHPLDIGTMLDLKGVAIRTGHHCAQPTMRHFGVPATARISFGLYNTKEEIDHFIIYLQEIIELLCASP
- a CDS encoding L-threonylcarbamoyladenylate synthase — protein: MRISLKEAAHRLNTGEVVGVPTETVYGLAASLNHLQAIEHIYTLKGRPSNNPLIIHVAELNEVLSYQQGNISDLEILAQVFWPGPMTIVLPVKCRLIPAKARANLPTAAFRIPRHPLALELLKQTGPLVMPSANLSGSPSSTRIEHVEHDFGKAFPVLDGGTCQKGLESTILTYRNGYWQIIRQGALTAEDFCSSLGYLPLFQQQNSEKPLCPGGMYRHYAPQAKLKLVQSFKNIVEGVIIGFSDRHYPAGCKVFALGPLAEPDLAASNLYAVLRQLDQEKHQEAYVDVNFLKRGILSTLSERLHRASEGA
- a CDS encoding leucine-rich repeat domain-containing protein, with protein sequence MHPISSASIESLPNELLLPILEACVVPSLFSVCKRWHHLLASEAMPPLYKQIGKVHVPQGNTKEQALIVDRIYKLEEKLSEAAKVNAIFRQIFTLARSLSTLEFKWKTEEKRGLTLANYSSYLLNINRLLLWKKLPGGEEYLSREEIKHLPLEKKGELLRDWIEENCKNITALDLSRAGLTYLPPEIGQLSELQTLSLNQNQLSSLPAEVGQLSQLKGLDLNQNQLTSLPVEIGQLSQLQELYLNRNQLTSLPAEVGRLDQLQWLYLSQNQLTALPTEIGQLSQLQGLYLNQNQLTALPAEIGQLSRLLWLELNQNQLTALPAEIGQLSDLQTLELAENPLKDIAEKIRQRFQL
- a CDS encoding leucine-rich repeat domain-containing protein; translation: MHPISSASIESLPNELLLPILEACAVPSLFSVCKGWHHLLASEVMLPLYKQIGKVHVPQGNVKEQALIVDKIYKLEEKLSEAGKVNAIFRQIFTLAKSLSTLEFKVQIGEKRHFTLANYSSYLLNINRLLLWKKLPGGKEYLRREEIKHLSLEKKGELLRGWIEENCTNTMFLNLSKAGLTYLPPEICQLSQLQTLDLNDNQLTALPEEIGQLSQQLQTLYLNQNQLTSLPVEIGQLSELQWLYLNQNQLTSLPAEIGQLSQLTKLELAENPLKDIPEKIRQCFQL